aaaaacaaaaacccaaaaaaggCCCCTTGGAAAGATTAATTTTCGAGCTAAGTTTTAGCTTATGGAGCGTGAATCACAAACGAGATTTGATTTTTGGGTTCgatttttcaaactttaaaaTGACAGGGTGCGCAGAAGAATGATGCTAGGGCGGAGGGGTTGAGAGGGTTCAAGGGGTGGAGTGTTATATGTATATCAGAACCGGTGAAGGTAATTGATATTCGGGCACATTATTTTTTTCACGCGCGAAGAAGGATCGGTGTCAATTGGGATTCGTTTGAGGAAGGGAAAACTTTTGGTCCCACGAGGAATTGCTGACGTGGAAGGAGATGGTGCTGATGTTCACACGCGCTAATTGGGTGAGGCTGGGGCTTGTGGAGGAAAATAGGaattgaaattaaattttatttttttcccaccAAATCTTACCGCCAAATAGATGttaattttctgaattttttttctactttattTGGGTGGGTGGGATGAAgtattttaatataattttctGAGCATTGGAacatatgatatatatataaatataaatatatagctACAAATGAATCGAGAGTTCTCTTTTTCTTATTCAGCAAAGTGTTGGAATTTGATTTAATGATCGACCATAACAAACATTAGTTACTAATAAATCATTGAATCACCATAACAAATTGAATCTGGAGAAAACCAGCAATTTGCTGACCACAACAAAGTTGATTCTCctaaaacatcatttttatgTTACACGCAAAATTATTGCATAAATTTTGTATTCTCTTacctttcaatttttttaaacatcCCCAaataaaaattcagaaaaatcaaAGCATAGTTTTTTTCCGCTCTGTTATCCCATTATGTTTTGGTAGATGACGTTGTCATGCCATTCAATTGCAATTTGAACGGTAAAATTGGAATAATTTGAACAGCGATCAACCCATCAACACACTGGTTGAATTCTTGAAATTGTTGTTGGAGAAGGAAAGCTCatgaagaatatatatatatatatatgcaattaGCACAAAGAAATTAGTCCGAAATGAAGATCATAACAAGGAAGGTGAACGTAAAGAGATGTAGAGTGGCAACTAGACACGATTTTCAAATAGAAACTCAACTTTTGAACCACGTAATCTCCTTGCAGTAATTTGCAGAAGAGCACCATCTATAAGCATGTGTTGTACCACTCTTGCAATATTTTTGGTATCATCCATTCCAAGATGGTGACTTCCTCGCAGTGGAATTCGGAGTTCCCTCATCATTGAAACCATTCCTGGAGCCTGACAATCAAAAAGAAGCCAACTTGTGTAAAACAGGAACTAAGGGCAACGCAAAACTATGAGAGGTTTGAGGAGGATGGCAACAATCTGAGAAGTTTATCACTATAACACAACTTGGTCTAATCAACAGCAGCAGCTGCAAACGAGGAGCATTGGGCTGAGATGAAACACTCTATAAAATGCATAAACTCACAGACACACAACCAATCTCACACTAATGCAACGTACTCTGAAAGTAAATTGTACAGTAACTTGGCGGTCACACAACTAAATCATGCCAACCTATGGTTCACAGAGTGTAATCAACTCAGCTGAATCCAAAGGGAATCATTTCGAAATCAGAAATGTGTAAGTACAGCAAACTCACCCTTCTAttataaaagttcaaaaaaatgTCCTTTAGATTGATCCATTCAGTGAAATATGATGGAAGTGCCATCCTTGATACTTTGCACTGCGCAGGGATCTTTGTCTTCAAATCCCAATTTCCGCTGGTACATGTAAACCAACAATACTATAGTTAATTAGAAAAAACTAAA
The DNA window shown above is from Coffea arabica cultivar ET-39 chromosome 5e, Coffea Arabica ET-39 HiFi, whole genome shotgun sequence and carries:
- the LOC113687720 gene encoding uncharacterized exonuclease domain-containing protein At3g15140 isoform X3; its protein translation is MNSIDFFHRFVRPSQMGEQRINQYIGGKYGKLGVDRVWHDTAIPFDEVIQQFEEWLGKHHLWVKKPGGRLNRAAFITCGNWDLKTKIPAQCKVSRMALPSYFTEWINLKDIFLNFYNRRAPGMVSMMRELRIPLRGSHHLGMDDTKNIARVVQHMLIDGALLQITARRLRGSKVEFLFENRV